From one Gracilibacillus salinarum genomic stretch:
- a CDS encoding type II secretion system F family protein yields MIYYLYRGRTLQGKVKKGKVKAESEKDVIRSMKAEGVTVFEVKPLDSVLYKDITIGKPVKLKEFVIFLRQLATLIESGIPIIDSIEILAEQTSNKAFALVLKAIREDLQEGTGLSEAMSQHSTFFPELLTRMVYAGEVSGNLDEILENMASYYEKQYALRQKIKTALAYPLFVSIFAVVITLFLLVYIVPIFTNLFSSFGESLPIYTVIVLQISEVIQQIWWVLLLLLLLLIVLWKVMMRSDSFAFRIDGIKLRLPVIGSFLKKSQITRMSQTLSTLLNSSVPILQSVKITEKIVDNRLLAQVLHNSHHALERGQSMAAAMQSHAIIPPMVIQMIAVGERTGSLDKMLYKIADFYEKELDDASAKLKALIEPILIVILAVVVGAIVLAIVIPMFSIFDAI; encoded by the coding sequence TTGATTTACTATCTGTACCGCGGTAGAACATTGCAAGGAAAAGTAAAAAAAGGAAAAGTAAAAGCAGAATCAGAGAAAGACGTGATCCGCTCGATGAAGGCAGAAGGTGTAACTGTGTTTGAGGTTAAACCTTTGGATTCGGTACTGTATAAAGATATCACAATTGGCAAGCCGGTCAAACTAAAGGAATTTGTCATTTTCCTGCGCCAGTTGGCGACGTTGATTGAATCAGGGATACCGATTATAGATTCGATTGAAATTTTGGCAGAACAGACTTCGAATAAAGCTTTTGCGCTAGTATTAAAAGCCATTAGAGAAGATTTACAGGAAGGAACTGGCTTATCAGAAGCAATGAGTCAACACTCTACATTTTTTCCGGAATTACTGACCAGAATGGTTTATGCGGGGGAAGTCAGTGGTAACTTAGATGAAATCCTGGAGAACATGGCCAGTTATTATGAGAAGCAATATGCACTAAGGCAAAAAATAAAAACAGCACTAGCTTATCCTCTGTTTGTCAGTATTTTTGCCGTAGTCATCACATTATTTCTGTTAGTATACATCGTGCCGATTTTCACCAATTTGTTTTCTTCCTTCGGTGAAAGTCTGCCGATTTATACGGTGATCGTGTTACAAATAAGTGAAGTCATTCAACAAATTTGGTGGGTATTGCTGCTGCTCCTGCTATTGCTCATCGTATTGTGGAAGGTAATGATGCGGTCTGATTCTTTTGCATTTCGAATCGATGGCATCAAACTGAGACTTCCTGTTATCGGAAGCTTTCTGAAAAAATCACAAATAACCCGGATGTCTCAAACTTTAAGTACATTATTAAATAGCTCGGTACCTATTCTGCAATCGGTAAAAATCACAGAAAAAATTGTTGATAACCGCTTGCTAGCACAAGTTCTTCATAACAGTCATCACGCACTTGAAAGAGGGCAATCGATGGCTGCAGCAATGCAAAGCCATGCGATAATTCCGCCGATGGTGATCCAAATGATCGCAGTAGGGGAGCGAACAGGATCCTTGGATAAAATGTTATACAAGATTGCTGATTTCTATGAAAAAGAATTAGATGATGCGTCTGCTAAGCTAAAAGCACTAATTGAACCGATACTTATTGTCATTCTCGCTGTGGTTGTCGGGGCGATCGTATTAGCTATCGTCATTCCGATGTTTTCAATTTTTGACGCAATTTAA